The DNA sequence GATAGATGGCGACGATCGCGTCTTCATCTGTCAGGATAACCTGGTTCTTATGGAGAATGACGGGTGTTGCCATCCCGATGCCGAGGAACTCTTCATCCTCTTCTGCAAACCTCATGGAGAGACTCCCGCCCAGAGTATCGGCATCGAAAGCGGCAATGGGTATGCCTGTCCGGACCGAGGCCAGATTATAGGCATCTACCGCGGTGTTGATCGTCGGGAGCATCTTCCCGGCCAGGATCCTTCTCACCAGCGCTTCCGAGGCGGGCCGTGTTTTGGTTGGATCGACGCCCACCCTCCAGAAGAAGTCCCTGTACGCCCTGAAAATAGGTTCATCTCTGACCTGCTCAAGCGTATACTGTTCTCTTACCGAGCGGACGATCTCGTCTTTCAGGGCTTTTAGGGGCGGGCTCTTCTCTTGAATTGACAGCGGTCCGACATCACCTTCTGCAACCGACAGACCGGGGAAGGTGGCAAGAATCTCCTTATGAATCTCCATGACCCGCCCTCCTCACCTGCGGGAGTACTCTTTATGGGCCTTCTCGATCGTCATGATCTTCTCGATCTTGACGATGCTCTCCTCATGCTCGATGATATAAAATACCGTGAAAGACCTGCCGATATGCAGGCGATAGACTGCAGGAGGGTTAGGGTACTCGAGTTTTTCCTTGTTTCCTCCCGGAAACGGGTCTTCCTTGAGTTCCAGGATCTTTTCGACGATGATGCGCCGGGTTTTTAGAGGGAGCCTTTTTACGAACTCTCGTGCCCTTCGCTCGATGACAATAGCAAACACGCTCTCCTGCTCCCCGGTGCGTCAGTCGTCCTGCAGGATATCGTCCGGGTCAAAGGCTACGAACTCGCCGGTCTCATCAATCTCGGCGATCATCTGCCAGTCCCGGTAATCCTGCTCGCGCCGGATCATCCCGGCAAGCAGTTCATCGTAACTCTGCCCGGCTTCCTTGAGGTTGTGCAGGTCCCTCCAGGTGGGCTCTTTCACGGGAATACGCTTGATATTGCCGGCTCCACTCGTGCTGGAAGACATGTATCTGAGTTTGGGTCCGCGTGATATTTATAATTGTGCACATTTGCCACAATGTGCCATATGATCATCCGGGTGCCGTCCACGGAAAGCGCCGCTATTTCGAGACCGGAGAGCAGATAACGGTTCGGTTCCCGGTCGAGCTCCGGGTTGATCCTGCGGCATAATGTCCCGTTGCCGCCGATCGTGACAGGGACGGAGCACAGCGTTAGCGGGGCAGCATTGGGTGACAGTAATAAGAGTGGAGATACGTCAGAACCATCCATACCGTTTGTGCGCCTGCTCGATCGACATCACGGCAAGAACATGGACTTCCTTTTCGGGTTCATGGATGCGATAGAATGCCGTGAAGGTCCGGCTGATATGAAGTCTATAGGTGTCTTCGCGCCCGTGCACGTGCAGGCGCTCCTTATCGCTTCCGCTGCCGGGATACGGGTCTTCCTGCAGGGTTTTCAGGTTCTCCATGACTATCCGCCGACTCTTTTCGCTGAGGCTCCGGATGCTCTCAAGGGCCTTGCGATTAATCAGTATCCGGAACGTCAAACTCCAGCTCCACGAAATCCCCTTCGGCCTCGATGCGGTCCATATCCTCGATGAACCGGCGCTTCTTCTCCTGCTCCACCATGGAGGAGAGGAGGTCATCGAAGGTCTGGCCGGG is a window from the Methanoculleus oceani genome containing:
- a CDS encoding B3/B4 domain-containing protein — translated: MEIHKEILATFPGLSVAEGDVGPLSIQEKSPPLKALKDEIVRSVREQYTLEQVRDEPIFRAYRDFFWRVGVDPTKTRPASEALVRRILAGKMLPTINTAVDAYNLASVRTGIPIAAFDADTLGGSLSMRFAEEDEEFLGIGMATPVILHKNQVILTDEDAIVAIYPYRDSDATKITLATKMVHIVACGVPKVEREGIFGIRTGCRIPAGTRFRQSVICAGDKLE
- a CDS encoding type II toxin-antitoxin system RelE family toxin, which encodes MFAIVIERRAREFVKRLPLKTRRIIVEKILELKEDPFPGGNKEKLEYPNPPAVYRLHIGRSFTVFYIIEHEESIVKIEKIMTIEKAHKEYSRR
- a CDS encoding type II toxin-antitoxin system RelE/ParE family toxin gives rise to the protein MENLKTLQEDPYPGSGSDKERLHVHGREDTYRLHISRTFTAFYRIHEPEKEVHVLAVMSIEQAHKRYGWF